In one Melaminivora jejuensis genomic region, the following are encoded:
- the argA gene encoding amino-acid N-acetyltransferase, which yields MSTVFNFTFVPWFRSVAPYIHKFRNQTFVVGLTGEAIAAGKLHSIVQDLAMIQAMGVKIVLVHGFRPQVNEQLRAKGHEARYSHGMRITDPVALDCAQEAAGQLRYEIEAAFSQGLPNTPMAGARVRVISGNFLTARPVGIVDGVNFLQTGLVRKVDVEGIRRTLDMQTLVLISPFGFSPTGEAFNLSMEEVATRVASEVGADKLIFLTEVPGVRTQPFEPPGEDNPIDTELPLAAARRLLAQLPPPQKPTDPGFYLQHCVRACEHGVERSHILPFAVDGALLLEIYVHDGIGTMVIDEKLEELREATIDDVGGIIQLIEPFERDGTLVKRDRTEIERDIASYTVIEHDGVIFGCAALHPYPEARTAEMAAVTVSSQSQGTGDGEKLLKRIEQRARMQGLESIFVLTTRTMHWFLKRGFAPVDPDWLPEARKRKYNWDRKSQVLVKKL from the coding sequence ATGTCCACGGTCTTCAACTTCACCTTCGTGCCCTGGTTCCGCTCGGTGGCGCCCTACATCCACAAATTCCGCAACCAGACCTTCGTGGTGGGCCTGACGGGCGAGGCCATTGCCGCCGGCAAGCTGCACAGCATCGTGCAGGATCTGGCCATGATCCAGGCCATGGGCGTGAAGATCGTGCTGGTGCATGGCTTTCGCCCGCAGGTGAACGAGCAGCTGCGCGCCAAGGGGCACGAGGCGCGCTACTCGCACGGCATGCGCATCACCGACCCGGTGGCGCTGGACTGCGCGCAGGAGGCCGCCGGGCAATTGCGCTACGAGATCGAGGCCGCCTTCAGCCAGGGCCTGCCCAACACCCCCATGGCCGGCGCGCGCGTGCGCGTGATCTCGGGCAACTTCCTCACGGCACGGCCCGTGGGCATCGTCGATGGCGTGAACTTCCTGCAGACCGGACTGGTGCGCAAGGTGGACGTGGAGGGCATCCGGCGCACGCTGGACATGCAGACGCTGGTATTGATCTCGCCCTTTGGCTTCTCGCCCACGGGCGAGGCCTTCAACCTGTCCATGGAGGAAGTGGCCACGCGCGTGGCCAGCGAGGTCGGCGCCGACAAGCTGATCTTCCTGACCGAGGTGCCTGGCGTGCGCACCCAGCCCTTCGAGCCGCCGGGCGAGGACAACCCCATCGATACCGAGCTGCCGCTGGCCGCCGCGCGGCGCCTGCTGGCCCAGCTGCCGCCGCCGCAAAAGCCCACCGACCCGGGCTTTTATCTGCAGCACTGCGTGCGCGCCTGCGAGCACGGCGTGGAGCGCAGCCACATCCTGCCCTTTGCCGTCGATGGCGCGCTGCTGCTGGAGATCTACGTCCACGACGGCATCGGCACCATGGTCATCGACGAAAAGCTCGAAGAGCTGCGCGAGGCGACCATCGACGACGTGGGCGGCATCATCCAGTTGATCGAGCCCTTCGAGCGCGACGGCACCCTGGTCAAGCGCGACCGCACCGAGATCGAGCGCGACATCGCCAGCTACACCGTGATCGAGCACGATGGCGTGATCTTCGGCTGCGCCGCGCTGCACCCCTACCCCGAGGCGCGCACCGCCGAGATGGCCGCCGTCACCGTATCCTCGCAGAGCCAGGGCACGGGTGATGGCGAAAAGCTGCTCAAGCGCATCGAGCAGCGCGCCCGGATGCAGGGCCTGGAGAGCATCTTCGTGCTCACCACGCGCACCATGCACTGGTTCCTGAAGCGCGGCTTCGCCCCGGTCGATCCCGACTGGCTGCCCGAGGCGCGCAAGCGCAAGTACAACTGGGACAGGAAGAGCCAGGTGCTGGTCAAGAAGCTCTGA
- a CDS encoding malonyl-CoA decarboxylase — protein sequence MNSPASWIARKVGRKAAAPQPDATQPDATQPDATQPDATQPPVQPPVQPGSQAGTGAEPAAKPKARRDAAVVSRSTHERLKATLRREDEALTPRALRRLLTDLQEVAAPRVSEIEAGRRAQAVAEWYADATPEERRDLWLLLCEHFAADAAQVTSAQQRYADAAGTDEAPQAEAHLRRALVAPRTRLLQRFAVFPEGLRFLVDLRAELLPRLKAERRLLPLDAELEQLFSTWFDVAFLELRRLSWDSPASLLEKLIKYEAVHDIKSWADLKNRVGEHRRCYGFFHPRLQGEPLIFVEVALVDAISDSITPLLDETAAPADLKRATTAIFYSISNTQTGLRGVSFGDSLIKHVVETLTEEFPRLRTFATLSPIPGFRAWLTKNGATVLAELGDKERAELARALQLPAKSAPELAQVLAAAAEQGLELPAKSPLRRLLKRSAARYLGQELKDGRPVDPVARFHLGNGARVERLNWAGDPSAKGIKQSFGLMVNYLYDLKRLDKHREQLAKGRIAVSSEIESLLSA from the coding sequence ATGAACTCACCTGCCTCCTGGATCGCACGCAAGGTCGGCCGCAAGGCCGCCGCTCCCCAGCCCGACGCCACCCAACCCGACGCCACCCAACCCGACGCCACCCAACCCGACGCCACTCAGCCCCCGGTTCAGCCCCCGGTGCAGCCTGGCTCCCAGGCCGGCACCGGCGCCGAACCCGCAGCCAAGCCCAAGGCCCGGCGCGATGCGGCAGTTGTCAGCCGCAGCACCCACGAGCGCCTCAAGGCCACGCTGCGCCGCGAGGACGAGGCGTTGACGCCGCGCGCCCTGCGCCGCCTGCTGACCGATCTGCAGGAAGTCGCCGCCCCGCGCGTGAGCGAGATCGAGGCCGGGCGCCGCGCCCAGGCCGTGGCCGAGTGGTATGCCGATGCCACACCCGAGGAGCGGCGCGACCTGTGGCTGCTGCTGTGCGAGCACTTCGCCGCCGACGCCGCCCAGGTCACGAGCGCGCAGCAGCGCTACGCCGACGCCGCCGGCACCGACGAGGCGCCCCAGGCCGAGGCCCACCTGCGCCGCGCGCTGGTCGCGCCGCGCACCCGGCTGCTGCAGCGCTTTGCCGTGTTCCCCGAAGGCCTGCGCTTCCTGGTCGATCTGCGCGCCGAGCTGCTGCCGCGCCTGAAAGCCGAGCGCCGCCTGCTGCCGCTGGACGCGGAGCTGGAGCAGCTGTTTTCCACCTGGTTCGACGTGGCCTTTCTGGAGCTGCGCCGCCTGTCCTGGGACTCGCCCGCGTCGCTGCTGGAAAAGCTCATCAAATACGAGGCTGTCCACGACATCAAGAGCTGGGCCGACCTGAAGAACCGCGTCGGCGAGCACCGGCGCTGCTATGGCTTCTTCCACCCGCGCCTGCAGGGTGAGCCGCTGATCTTCGTCGAGGTGGCGCTGGTCGATGCCATCTCCGACAGCATCACGCCGCTGCTGGACGAGACCGCTGCGCCGGCCGATCTCAAGCGCGCCACGACGGCCATCTTCTATTCCATCAGCAACACCCAGACCGGCCTGCGCGGCGTGAGCTTCGGCGACTCGCTGATCAAGCATGTGGTGGAGACGCTGACCGAGGAGTTTCCGCGCCTGCGCACTTTTGCCACGCTCTCGCCGATCCCGGGCTTTCGCGCCTGGCTGACCAAGAACGGCGCCACTGTCCTGGCCGAGCTCGGCGACAAGGAGCGCGCCGAGCTGGCGCGCGCGCTGCAACTGCCGGCGAAGAGCGCGCCCGAGCTGGCCCAGGTGCTGGCTGCCGCAGCCGAGCAGGGCCTGGAGCTGCCGGCCAAGTCGCCGCTGCGGCGCTTGCTCAAGCGCAGCGCCGCGCGCTACCTGGGGCAGGAGTTGAAGGATGGCCGCCCGGTCGATCCGGTAGCGCGCTTCCACCTGGGCAATGGCGCGCGCGTGGAGCGCCTGAACTGGGCCGGCGATCCTTCGGCCAAGGGCATCAAGCAGTCCTTTGGCCTGATGGTCAACTATCTGTACGACCTCAAGCGCCTGGACAAGCACCGCGAGCAGCTGGCCAAGGGCAGGATTGCGGTCTCCAGCGAGATCGAGAGCCTGCTGTCCGCCTGA
- a CDS encoding Ldh family oxidoreductase: MDAGNGFAQPAWQAAYPALMAKARANGIALLAVRNSRHFAALWPDVEPLARDGLVALALVNSMACVVTSGGTRALFGTNPTAFAAPRAGHDPLVFDLATSAIAPSEVRSLRAMPSPSAAKPWRALGGASQTRQPGERRYRQRERLLQEGVALPVGTWAEPQRLAGRRLEGKRLQRFPINR, translated from the coding sequence ATGGATGCGGGCAACGGCTTCGCCCAGCCAGCCTGGCAGGCGGCCTACCCGGCGCTGATGGCCAAGGCACGCGCCAACGGCATCGCACTGCTGGCCGTCCGCAATTCGCGCCACTTCGCCGCCCTGTGGCCCGACGTGGAGCCCCTGGCGCGCGACGGCTTGGTGGCGCTGGCTCTGGTCAACAGCATGGCCTGCGTGGTGACCAGCGGCGGCACCCGGGCGCTGTTCGGTACCAACCCCACTGCCTTTGCCGCGCCGCGCGCCGGGCACGACCCGCTGGTGTTCGACCTGGCGACCAGCGCCATCGCCCCTAGCGAAGTCAGATCGCTGCGCGCCATGCCATCGCCGAGCGCTGCGAAACCCTGGCGCGCCCTGGGCGGAGCGAGCCAGACCCGCCAGCCGGGTGAGCGCCGCTACCGCCAGCGCGAACGCTTGCTGCAGGAGGGCGTGGCGCTGCCGGTCGGCACCTGGGCCGAACCGCAGCGTTTGGCAGGTCGGCGGCTTGAAGGGAAACGCCTACAGCGCTTTCCCATCAATCGCTGA
- a CDS encoding malonate--CoA ligase: MTTSDAQIAQPLQCVSHNLFSALRAAFPSDLDSTAIEAATPEGGWRHYSWRDLDHASARMANLLASLDLPAGSRIAVQVEKSVEALMLYLATLRAGYVYLPLNTAYQSSEIEYFVGNAEPAVVVCTPGNFGWVSRIAFAAGTQHVFTLDDERGGSLLERAAYFGDAHQPVPCGADDLAAILYTSGTTGRSKGAMLTHGNLLSNALMLKDYWGWRTPGQGGDVLIHALPIFHVHGLFVASHGALINGSKMIWFARFEPRAVIEALPRATVFMGVPTLYVRMLADARLTPAAAAHMRLFISGSAPLLIETFHQWQERTGHTILERYGMSETIMLTSNPCGPDARYQGQSERRGGTVGFPLPGVGLRVVGEGDEGKEGKEEGGALLPPGETGHIQVRGPNVFKGYWRMPEKTAEEFTSDGWFRTGDVGLQDRDGYVTIVGRSKDLIISGGYNVYPAEIEAAINELPGVAESAVVGVPHPDFGEVGVAVVVARAGVQPDPQAILAALKAQLANYKIPKHCALAAELPRNTMGKVQKNLLRQQHQGLFQD; the protein is encoded by the coding sequence ATGACCACTTCTGACGCCCAGATCGCCCAGCCGCTGCAGTGTGTATCGCACAACCTGTTCAGCGCCCTGCGCGCCGCCTTTCCGTCCGACCTGGACAGCACCGCCATCGAGGCGGCGACGCCCGAGGGCGGCTGGCGGCACTACTCCTGGCGCGACCTGGATCACGCCAGCGCGCGCATGGCCAATTTGCTGGCCTCGCTGGATTTGCCTGCGGGCAGCCGCATCGCCGTGCAGGTGGAAAAATCCGTCGAGGCGCTGATGCTGTACCTGGCCACGCTGCGCGCCGGGTACGTCTATCTGCCGCTCAACACCGCCTACCAGAGCAGCGAGATCGAATACTTCGTCGGCAATGCCGAGCCGGCGGTGGTGGTGTGTACGCCGGGCAATTTCGGCTGGGTCTCGCGCATTGCCTTCGCCGCCGGCACGCAGCACGTCTTCACCCTGGACGACGAGCGCGGCGGCAGCCTGCTCGAGCGCGCCGCGTATTTCGGCGACGCGCACCAGCCGGTGCCTTGCGGCGCCGACGATCTGGCCGCCATCCTCTACACCAGCGGCACCACCGGGCGCAGCAAGGGCGCCATGCTGACGCACGGCAACTTGCTGTCCAACGCGCTGATGCTCAAGGACTACTGGGGCTGGCGCACGCCCGGGCAGGGCGGCGACGTGCTGATCCACGCCCTGCCCATCTTCCACGTGCATGGCCTGTTCGTGGCCAGCCACGGCGCGCTGATCAACGGCAGCAAGATGATCTGGTTTGCCAGGTTCGAGCCACGCGCCGTGATCGAGGCCCTGCCGCGCGCCACCGTCTTCATGGGCGTGCCGACGCTGTACGTGCGCATGTTGGCCGATGCACGGCTGACGCCGGCTGCTGCGGCGCACATGCGGCTGTTCATCTCCGGCTCGGCGCCGCTCTTGATCGAGACCTTCCACCAGTGGCAGGAGCGCACCGGCCACACCATCCTGGAGCGCTACGGCATGAGCGAGACCATCATGCTGACCTCCAACCCCTGCGGCCCGGATGCGCGCTACCAGGGCCAAAGCGAGCGCCGGGGCGGCACGGTGGGCTTTCCGCTGCCCGGCGTGGGCCTGCGCGTGGTGGGAGAAGGGGATGAGGGGAAAGAAGGGAAAGAGGAGGGCGGCGCGCTGCTGCCCCCGGGCGAGACCGGCCACATCCAAGTGCGCGGCCCCAACGTCTTCAAGGGCTACTGGCGGATGCCGGAAAAGACGGCCGAGGAATTCACGTCGGACGGCTGGTTCAGGACGGGCGACGTGGGTCTGCAGGATCGGGACGGCTACGTGACCATCGTCGGGCGCAGCAAGGACTTGATCATCAGCGGCGGCTACAACGTCTATCCCGCCGAGATCGAGGCCGCCATCAACGAGCTGCCCGGCGTGGCCGAGAGCGCCGTGGTCGGCGTGCCGCACCCGGATTTTGGCGAGGTCGGCGTGGCCGTGGTGGTGGCGCGCGCCGGCGTGCAGCCCGATCCGCAGGCCATCCTGGCGGCGCTCAAGGCGCAATTGGCCAACTACAAA
- a CDS encoding YbfB/YjiJ family MFS transporter, which translates to MPNPGAERLRVLLAGVFSLILTIGLARFAYTPLLPVMREQAGLSYLAGGWLAAANYGGYIAGALIAAVTGDMARKFVYYRWGLVAGVLSTAAMGLTEDVWLWALLRFIGGMSSSAGMLLASGLVLNWLMRQRQRPVLGLHFTGLGLGIAVSGLSAGAVAQLAWSQQWLALGALGLVFFLPAWAWMPRPGDVAVASGSSAAPLAAGQPRAPSRQWLTLMMATYFCAGFGYVVSATFIVDIVEKMPLMAGRGPLVWIVIGLAAVPSSLLWDRIAGALGQVPALLLAYALQIVSIVLPAVSGAPLWNLASAVLYGGTFAGIVSLTLALMGRRYPDNPSKAMARLTLSYGAAQVIAPAMTGAVATRTGSYAGALWATAAVMLVGMGLLLALRALERREG; encoded by the coding sequence TTGCCGAATCCCGGCGCCGAGCGCCTGCGCGTGCTGCTGGCCGGCGTCTTTTCCCTGATCCTGACCATCGGCCTGGCGCGCTTTGCCTACACGCCGCTGCTGCCGGTCATGCGCGAGCAGGCCGGCCTGTCCTACCTGGCCGGCGGCTGGCTGGCGGCGGCCAACTACGGCGGCTACATCGCCGGCGCGCTGATCGCCGCCGTCACCGGCGACATGGCGCGCAAGTTCGTCTATTACCGCTGGGGCCTGGTGGCCGGCGTGCTCAGCACCGCCGCCATGGGGCTGACCGAGGACGTGTGGCTCTGGGCGCTGCTGCGCTTCATCGGCGGCATGTCCAGCAGCGCCGGCATGTTGCTGGCCTCGGGGCTGGTGCTGAACTGGCTGATGCGCCAGCGCCAGCGTCCGGTGCTGGGCCTGCATTTCACCGGCCTGGGCCTGGGCATTGCCGTGTCGGGCCTGTCCGCCGGGGCGGTGGCGCAACTGGCCTGGTCGCAGCAGTGGCTGGCGCTGGGGGCGCTGGGGCTGGTGTTCTTCCTGCCGGCCTGGGCCTGGATGCCCCGGCCCGGCGACGTGGCGGTGGCAAGTGGCAGTTCTGCCGCGCCGCTGGCCGCTGGCCAACCGCGCGCGCCCTCGCGCCAGTGGCTGACGCTGATGATGGCGACCTATTTCTGCGCTGGCTTCGGCTACGTGGTCAGCGCCACCTTCATCGTCGATATCGTCGAGAAAATGCCGCTCATGGCCGGGCGCGGGCCGCTGGTGTGGATCGTCATCGGCCTGGCCGCCGTGCCGTCGAGCCTGCTGTGGGATCGCATCGCCGGCGCGCTTGGGCAGGTGCCGGCGCTGCTGCTGGCCTATGCGCTGCAGATCGTCTCCATCGTGCTGCCGGCGGTCAGCGGCGCGCCGCTGTGGAACCTGGCCAGCGCCGTGCTCTATGGCGGCACCTTTGCCGGCATCGTCAGCCTGACGCTGGCGCTCATGGGCCGGCGCTACCCGGACAACCCCTCCAAGGCCATGGCGCGGCTGACGCTGAGCTATGGCGCGGCGCAGGTCATCGCCCCGGCCATGACCGGCGCGGTGGCCACCCGCACCGGCAGCTACGCCGGTGCGCTGTGGGCGACCGCCGCCGTGATGCTGGTGGGCATGGGCCTGCTGCTGGCGCTGCGCGCGCTGGAGCGGCGCGAGGGCTGA
- the lgt gene encoding prolipoprotein diacylglyceryl transferase: MLMYPHIDPVALQVGPLAIHWYGLTYLAAFALFMLLGTLRLRHPPYASLAWTRKDVEDILFLGVLGVVLGGRLGYCLFYKPGYYAEHPLEIFAIWQGGMSFHGGLLGVIGAMLWFAHSRGRPWLEVADFVAPCVPTGLAAGRIGNFINGELWGRLASPDLPWGMVFPQSGSMLARHPSQIYQFLLEGLLLFALLWLYARRPRKRGEVAGAFLAGYGVLRFVAEYFREPDSFLGLLGLGLSMGQWLCVPMVLAGSALWLYAQRQAR; this comes from the coding sequence ATGCTGATGTACCCGCATATCGACCCTGTGGCCCTGCAAGTGGGGCCGCTGGCCATCCACTGGTATGGCCTGACCTACCTGGCCGCCTTTGCCCTGTTCATGCTGCTGGGCACGCTGCGCCTGCGCCATCCGCCCTATGCGTCGCTGGCCTGGACGCGCAAGGATGTGGAGGACATCCTGTTTTTGGGCGTGCTGGGCGTGGTGCTGGGCGGGCGGCTGGGCTACTGCCTGTTCTACAAGCCTGGCTATTACGCCGAGCACCCGCTGGAGATCTTCGCCATCTGGCAGGGTGGTATGAGCTTTCACGGCGGCCTGCTGGGCGTGATCGGCGCCATGCTGTGGTTTGCCCACTCGCGTGGCCGGCCCTGGCTGGAGGTGGCGGATTTCGTCGCGCCCTGCGTGCCCACGGGCCTGGCGGCGGGGCGCATCGGCAACTTCATCAACGGCGAGCTGTGGGGCCGCCTGGCCTCGCCCGATCTGCCCTGGGGCATGGTGTTTCCGCAAAGCGGCTCCATGCTGGCGCGCCACCCCTCGCAGATCTACCAGTTCCTGCTCGAAGGCCTGCTGCTGTTCGCGCTGCTGTGGCTGTATGCGCGCCGCCCGAGAAAGCGCGGCGAGGTGGCCGGCGCCTTCCTGGCCGGCTACGGCGTGCTGCGCTTTGTCGCCGAATATTTCCGCGAACCCGACAGCTTCCTGGGCCTGCTGGGCCTGGGCCTGTCCATGGGCCAGTGGCTGTGCGTGCCCATGGTTCTGGCCGGCAGCGCCCTGTGGCTGTATGCGCAACGCCAGGCAAGATAA
- the dapA gene encoding 4-hydroxy-tetrahydrodipicolinate synthase, producing MPTPPAASARPALPRGSLVALLTPFTEDLRIDLPTLRRLIDWHIGTGTAGIVIAGTTGECSALSDTEHRELLAAAVQHAAGRTHVMAGVGANSTAEAVALARFAQECGADSLLSVVPYYNKPTQQGLVAHFTAQADAAALPLVLYNVPGRTVIDLQVDTVAALARHPRIVGLKDATGDMARAADVAQAVPPGFAQYSGDDFTSLPYLALGGQGVISVLANILPAEVAALCAHMDAGRLHEARALFARLLPLTRALFMESSPGPAKLAAQLRGLCGGGLRLPMCEVSPATAAAVRAALQAWPAA from the coding sequence ATGCCCACACCGCCCGCCGCCAGCGCGCGCCCGGCCCTGCCTCGCGGCAGCCTGGTGGCGCTGCTCACGCCCTTCACCGAAGACCTGCGCATCGACCTGCCGACGCTGCGCCGGCTGATCGACTGGCATATCGGCACCGGTACGGCGGGCATCGTCATCGCCGGCACCACGGGCGAATGTTCCGCCCTGTCGGACACCGAGCACCGCGAGCTGCTGGCCGCCGCCGTGCAGCACGCGGCCGGCCGCACCCACGTCATGGCCGGCGTGGGCGCCAATTCGACGGCCGAGGCGGTGGCGCTGGCGCGCTTTGCCCAGGAGTGCGGCGCGGATTCGCTGCTCAGCGTCGTGCCCTACTACAACAAGCCCACACAGCAGGGGCTGGTGGCGCACTTCACCGCGCAGGCCGACGCCGCCGCGCTGCCGCTGGTGCTCTACAACGTGCCCGGCCGCACGGTCATCGACCTGCAGGTGGACACCGTGGCCGCGCTGGCACGGCATCCGCGCATCGTGGGCCTCAAGGATGCGACGGGCGACATGGCCCGCGCGGCCGACGTCGCCCAGGCCGTGCCGCCGGGCTTCGCGCAGTACAGCGGCGACGACTTCACCAGCCTGCCCTACCTGGCGCTAGGCGGCCAGGGCGTGATCTCGGTGCTGGCCAACATCCTGCCGGCCGAGGTGGCCGCACTGTGCGCCCACATGGATGCCGGCCGGCTGCACGAGGCGCGTGCGCTGTTCGCGCGCCTGCTGCCGCTCACGCGCGCGCTGTTCATGGAAAGCAGCCCCGGCCCGGCCAAGCTGGCGGCGCAGCTGCGCGGCCTGTGCGGCGGCGGGCTGCGTCTGCCGATGTGCGAGGTGTCGCCCGCCACGGCGGCGGCGGTGCGCGCCGCGCTGCAGGCCTGGCCGGCTGCCTGA
- a CDS encoding enoyl-CoA hydratase/isomerase family protein has product MTAAIEFARLTEAEAGPGVVRVVLRHDGRLNAMSRAMWRQLREVFLAIQRDAGIRCVLLEGAGTAFCAGGDISEYPAFRFDAAQLRAFHEDEVWGGLSAMLACDVPIVAAIAGACMGAGVEIASCCDIRIAAQNARFGAPIARLGFPMAPREAALVAGAVGEVLARQMLLEAATFGAPELAQQGFLSRVVAPETLAQEALASVRRIAALAPQAARMNKQTLRAFSASKMAQSLAGQALSAIENEVAAAPADPYAYADSAEHREGIGAFLAKRAPVF; this is encoded by the coding sequence ATGACTGCTGCAATCGAATTCGCCCGGCTGACCGAGGCCGAAGCCGGGCCGGGCGTGGTGCGCGTGGTGCTGCGCCACGATGGCCGGCTCAACGCCATGTCGCGCGCCATGTGGCGCCAGTTGCGCGAGGTGTTCCTCGCCATCCAGCGCGACGCCGGCATCCGCTGCGTGCTGCTGGAGGGCGCCGGCACGGCCTTTTGCGCCGGCGGCGACATTTCGGAATACCCGGCCTTTCGCTTCGACGCGGCGCAGTTGCGCGCCTTTCATGAGGACGAGGTCTGGGGTGGCCTGTCGGCCATGCTGGCGTGCGACGTGCCCATCGTCGCCGCCATCGCCGGCGCCTGCATGGGCGCGGGCGTGGAGATCGCCAGCTGCTGCGACATCCGCATCGCCGCGCAGAATGCGCGCTTTGGCGCGCCGATTGCGCGCCTGGGCTTTCCCATGGCGCCGCGCGAGGCGGCGCTGGTGGCCGGCGCCGTGGGCGAGGTGCTGGCGCGCCAGATGCTGCTGGAGGCCGCCACCTTCGGCGCGCCCGAGCTGGCGCAGCAGGGCTTTCTGAGTCGGGTGGTGGCGCCCGAGACATTGGCCCAAGAGGCCCTGGCCAGCGTGCGCCGCATCGCTGCCCTGGCGCCTCAGGCGGCGCGCATGAACAAGCAGACGCTGCGGGCGTTTTCAGCATCAAAAATGGCCCAAAGCCTTGCTGGACAAGCGCTGTCAGCTATCGAAAACGAAGTGGCTGCAGCCCCGGCCGACCCCTATGCCTATGCCGACAGCGCCGAGCACCGCGAAGGCATAGGCGCCTTCCTGGCCAAGCGCGCGCCGGTTTTCTGA